TTCGGCTTTTCCAGGTTGAATTGGTCAGAGCACAGTTGACACGAGCTAAAGAGAGGTATGGTGGGCCTGTGACTTCGAATCTATTATCTCGAGCATTGTCCCAACCCTTAGATAAGGAGATTGATCCACTTCAGTCGGGCAGTAGGGGAGTTGGAAGTTTGCATCTTGAAAATGTTGGCAATGTTGATCATGAAGTTAGGCCAAAACTTGGAGGCGTTCCCTTAGGAAACACCCCAAATGGCAATGATTGCGGTCAGATAGTTCAGGAACCAGAAAATCCAAGGAATTCATCCAAATTTTCTGAGGTTACCTCTCCCAAATGTCCTGGTTTGGCCAGGGAAGATGACTTACCCAGCAAGAATCTTGTGGAGAGTAAGAAGCCCAATTCTCCTATAATTCCTGAAGAGTATCTTTGCCCTATATCCCTCGAGCTCATGAGGGATCCTGTAATTGTGGCCACTGGACAGGTACCGTCATCAGTCTGATACATTTTCATTTGACTGCATATTTGCCTACGTCTTTTAGATGGAAATTATTCTTGGAATTGGTTCTTTTTAGGTGGAAAATCATCAAATGTACTATGCTAAAGTAATGCTTAATGTAGACTTTTCTTATTCCTACAGACTTACGAGAGATCTTTCATACAAAGATGGATAGACGGTAGCAACACAAGATGCCCAAAAACTCAGCAAATACTCCAAGATCTTACGCTGACACCAAATATTGCTTTAAGAAGTCTCATTTCTGATTGGTGTGCAAAGAACAATGTAGAGCAGCCAACTGCATTAGCAAATGGGAGAATAAAGAGAAGTGATGGATCGTTTCGTGATGTTACTGGGGATATAGCAGCTATTGAGGCAATTGTACGCAAACTTTCAAGCAGGTCCACTGACGATCGGAGAGCTGCAGTAGCGGAGATCCGGTCTCTATCCAAAAGAAGCACAGACAACAGAGTTTTGATTGCTGAAGCTGGAGCAATCCCGGTGTTAGTTAACTTGTTGACATCTGAAGACAGtcaaatccaagaaaatgccGTCACTTCAATTCTTAACCTTTCTATATTTGACAACAACAAGGGGCTTATCATGCTTGCCGGTGCTGTTCCTTCAATTGTTCAAGTTCTAAGAGCTGGAAGCATGGAAGCGAAAGAAAATGCAGCAGCGACCATCTTTAGTTTATCACTTGGAGatgagaataaaataataataggtGCATCGGGGGCCATACCAGCTCTGGTAGAATTGCTTCAGACTGGAAGCACCAGAGGGAAGAAAGATGCTGCAACAGCGTTATTTAACTTATGCATATATCAAGGAAATAAGGGTAGGGCTGTTCGGGCAGGGATTATACCAGCACTGTTAATGATGCTGAAAGATTCAAGCAGCTGCATGGTTGATGAAGCTTTGACTATTCTTTCAGTTCTTGCCAGCCACCAAGAGgccaaggctgccatagcaaAA
This sequence is a window from Solanum dulcamara chromosome 10, daSolDulc1.2, whole genome shotgun sequence. Protein-coding genes within it:
- the LOC129870560 gene encoding U-box domain-containing protein 11-like encodes the protein MAGGEPTAVAGDSTKIPLQVVHDVCRISGAGFAGFFKKDCTDLARRVSLLAYLLEEIRDSNTHLGSSSSSHYSCLYDLSIALKAAKRLLLAANDFDPKISADAAKKKTVFQFQCVTWKLVKSLGSLPYDQFDISEEVQEQVELVRAQLTRAKERYGGPVTSNLLSRALSQPLDKEIDPLQSGSRGVGSLHLENVGNVDHEVRPKLGGVPLGNTPNGNDCGQIVQEPENPRNSSKFSEVTSPKCPGLAREDDLPSKNLVESKKPNSPIIPEEYLCPISLELMRDPVIVATGQTYERSFIQRWIDGSNTRCPKTQQILQDLTLTPNIALRSLISDWCAKNNVEQPTALANGRIKRSDGSFRDVTGDIAAIEAIVRKLSSRSTDDRRAAVAEIRSLSKRSTDNRVLIAEAGAIPVLVNLLTSEDSQIQENAVTSILNLSIFDNNKGLIMLAGAVPSIVQVLRAGSMEAKENAAATIFSLSLGDENKIIIGASGAIPALVELLQTGSTRGKKDAATALFNLCIYQGNKGRAVRAGIIPALLMMLKDSSSCMVDEALTILSVLASHQEAKAAIAKASPIPVLIDLLRTGLPRNKENAAAILLSLCKRDTVNLSCLRRLGALIPLSELANSGTERAKRKATSLLEHLRKPLQP